Genomic window (Streptomyces sp. NBC_00078):
GCGACGGCCACTTCACGCTCCCGGGTATGGGCCAGCCGCAACTCCTCGTTCAGCCGCTGCAACTCGCGTGCCCGCGCATAGAGTTCGGCCTCCAACGCCTCGCGCTCGGTCAGCTGTTCCGTCGGCGGCCGCCGTCCGGCTGGGCGCGTCTGTACGAACGCGGTCACGTCCTCCACCCGGTGGATGACCCAGCGCACCTTTCCGTCCGAGCCGAGGATGGGCGTGTTGATCGGCGACCACCATCGCTCCTCGAACGCCCCTGACGGGCCGCTCACGCGGATGTCGTACTTCTGCAAGGCCATCGTGTCCGGTGCCTGCGCGGCCAGGACACGGTGCAGCGAGGCGCTGAGGTTGCGTACGCCGTCGGCCTCCGGATCGGCCGGGTTGTCCGGGAAGGCGTCGAAGATGTGCTGTCCGAGCAGGTCATCGCGGGTGCGGCCGGTCGCCTTCAGGTAGGCCTCGTTGACCTCCACGATGACCAGGTCCGGGCCCAGTACTAGGTACGGGCTCGGCGTGGCGGCGAACAGGGCCGCGTAGTCCATGCCCACCACCGCCACCACCTCTGCACCCGGTACCGGCCCCACGTGTCCGGCCGGGGCCACCGCTTCCGCCGCTCCCTCCAGAGTGCCCCCACTGTGATCGCAAGCACCAGACATACGCACTGCGGGGGAGCCGCTCAGCCTTCGGCACCGGCCGATCGGAGCGTGAGGATGCCGCCGTGTGGATACCCGGGAGCGTATGACCCGAGATCACTCATTGAGCCACATCCATCGCAAAGCACGCCCCGACCCGCCACCCGATCGGGCCGATGACCGGGCCGACCGGCAGGCCGACCAGGAGGCCGGCGACCGGGCCGACCAGCAGGCCCAGCCGCGGGCGGATGCCCGCGAAGAGCGGTTCGGCCCCGGCCCGCAGGTGGAGCAGCGTGCCCCGGACACGCTCACCGACCTGCCCCGCCGTTCGTGGAGCGCCGCACTGAAAGGCAGCCTGCGGGAGTTCAAGGACGACGAGCTGACCGACCGCGCGGCGGCCCTGACGTACTACGGCGTCCTGTCCCTGTTCCCGGCCCTGCTGGTCCTGGTCTCCCTGCTGGGCCTGTCCGGCACATCGGCCACCGACAAGGTTCTGACCAACCTCCGGCAGCTGACTCCCGGCTCGGCCCGGGACATCCTCACGCGCGCGGTCGAACAGCTGCAGGGCGGCGGTGGCCTCGGATCGGCCATGGCCGTCGTGGGCCTCGTCCTGGCGGTGTGGTCGGCCTCCGGCTACGTCGCGGCATTCATCCGCACGTCCAACGCCGTCTACGACATGCCCGAGGGGCGCCCGGTCTGGAAGATCCTCCCCATCCGGGTCGGAGTCACCGTCGTGCTCATGGTGCTGGCCGTGGCCAGCGCGCTGATCGTCGTCTTCACCGGCGGTCTGGCCCGCCAGGCGGGCAAGGCGCTGGGCATCGGCGACACGGCCCTGACCGTCTGGTCGATCGCCAAGTGGCCCGTGCTGGTCGTCCTGGTGACGGTGATGATCGCGATCCTTTACTGGGCGAGTCCCAACGCCAAGGTCCGCGGCTTCAAATGGATCACCCCGGGCAGCTTCCTGGCCCTGCTGATCTGGCTGATCGCCTCCGCGGGCTTCGCGTTCTACGTCGCCAACTTCGCCTCGTACAACAAGACTTACGGCACCATGGCGGGCGTCATCGTCTTCCTGGTCTGGCTGTGGATCGGCAATCTGGCCCTGCTGCTCGGCCTGGAGTTCGACGCGGAGACCGCGCGGCAACGGGCCGTGGCAGGCGGGCATCCACCCGAGGAGGAGCCGTACGTCACTCCTCGCGACACCCGCACCTGGGACGACGAGGACCGGCGCCGCCTGGGCGGCTCCTGACCACCGCCGTTGGCATCCCTCCGCCTCCCACACCTCAGTGCCTCATCACCGCCTCATCACGGCCTCATCACCGGTGGACCGGTGCGGTGAGGCGTCGCAGTGCGGCGTGGGAGGGCGGGCCCCAGGCCGGTCTGCCCCCAGGGCGGCCGTGGACGCCGGCCTCTCCGATGTGGATGCAGAAGAGAGCGCGCAGCACCGACCAGCCGCGAGCGCGCCGCAGGGCCGCGGCGCGTCCGCGCTCGGCCGGTAGGTCTCGAGGTCAGGAAGGCGTCCAGGATGACGGCCGCCTCCGCGGCGTGAGTCGCGGGGGTGCGGTCAGCAGGCTCGCCCGGTACCCAGGTGGTGACGAGCCAGGGTCGCGGAAACCGTGCCGACGGCTCACCAGGCGCCGGGGCACGGGAATCTGCAGCAGCGCCGGCCCGCCTCGCGCGATCGCCTGACCGGGGTCAGGCGAATCCGCCGTTGCTCATCAGAAGCTGGCCGTTGATCCACTGACCCTCCGGCGAGCAGAGGAAGTCGACGAGGTGGGCGGTGTCCTGCGGGGTGCCGAGCCGGTTGAGCGGCGTCTGGCGAAGCACGTGTGAGCGCCCTTCGTCGGTCATCCAACCGGTGTCCACCGGCCCCGGGTTGATCACGTTGGCGGTGATGCCGAGGTGGGCGAGTTCGTGGGCGGCGGCCAGGGTGATGCGGTCGAGGGCGCCCTTGCTGGCGCCGTAGGGCATGTTGCCCACGGTGTGGTCGCTGGTCAGGCTGATGATCCGGCCGCTGCCCGGGGCGGCCGCGAACCGCCGGCCGTACTCCCGGATCAGCAGCCAGGTGGCGCGCGCATTGACCGTGAAGTGCCGGTCGAAGCTCTCGACGGTGGTGTCGAGCAGACCGGAGGCGACCGATTCACAGTGGCACATCACCAGGGCGGAGACGCTGCCCAGGGTGCCTTCGACCTCGTCGAAGACGCGCGCCGGAGTGTCCGGGTCGGCCAGGTCCGCCTCGACGGCGGTGGTGGCGGCACCGTTGTCCTTGAGGGCGTCGGCGATCGCATCGGTTGCGCCGGACTCGCGGCCCCAGGTCATGCGCTCGTCATAGGGGGCCCAGTAAGTGAAGGCGACGTCCCAGCCGGAGGCGGCCAGCCGGCGGGCGATGCCCGCGCCGATGCCGACGGTGCGACCCACACCGGTGACCAGGGCGAGCGGGCGGACCGACGGGTGGGGCGGCTCGGGAGTGGGATCTTCCTGGCCGAGGTGTCCTTGGCTGCTGTTCGTTGTCACAGTCCGGGATCGTCCACGATCGGAACCAGCCGGGGCAACTGCCTTTTCGTCAGATGGAGTTGGCCCGCCGAACGACCGTCCCGGTCATGACCGGGCCACGGCGGTCACCCGATGAGGTCCATGTCCACCGCCGACGGCCGGACCAGCCGGCAACCTTGCTGGGTGACGCGGGATTCGAGATCGAGGCCCAGCTGCCGCTCGACCCGGACGGTGCAGCTCCACGAGCGGTCCTCTTCGCACGCCGGGAGCCTCGCCGGTAGTTCGGGGGCCGCGGACGGACCCGGCGCTACAGCAGGCCGATATTGGTGAGCGGGAAGTTCCAGTCGTTGCTCTCGACATCGCCGCGGCCGTCCTGAGCCACGGCCGGTGCCGCGAACAGGATCAGCCCGGCGACGGCGGCGGCCAGAACGGCGATCACACGACGCTTCACGGTTCCTCCTCTACGACGGCGGCAGCGACCACCCTGTGCCGGGCGGGCGGCTCCGCCCGCCCGGACACGCCGCTCGGCCCGTGGATTCAGCCGACCGGTGGCGGCGGCCCTACGCCACGGCCTCCACTCCGCAACCGAGCAGTCGGCCGCCGACGAGCACCGCGCAGGCCCCGACGGTCAGCAGCCCACCGGCGAGGAAGGTGCCCCGCACGCCGGCGAGCGGCAGGACCAGTCCACCGAGCGCGGCGCCCGCCGCGATACCGGCGTTGTAGGCACCGGAGTTCGCCGCGAGCGCGATGTCCGTGCGTCCCGGCGCGCACTGCAGCATCGCGTTCTGGGCGGTCATGAACACCGGCCCGAGTGCACCGCCCATCAGCGACTGGACACGGCCAGCGCGGCCAGCAGTCCGGTGAGCACATGACGTCGGGGCACGGCCCGTACGACGTGGGCGAGCGGCAGGGACGCGACCGCCACTGTCAGGCCATAGCCGGTGATCAGAAGACCGGCCGCCGACAGGGACACCCGCAGGCTCCCGGAGATGAGGTCCAGCAGACCGATCGGCAGGTTCTCCGCCGTGTTGAACGTGAACGCGGCCAGCATCAGCGCTCCGAGCACCGCCGGTCTCCGCCATGGAGCCGACGGCCACCCGACCTCACCGGTTGTTCCCGCGCCCGCCCGTTGCGCCTGCTCTGTGGACCCTTCCATGCCACAAGCCCAACGGACTCACGGGCCTGGCCGCAACCGAATTCATCTGCCGCCGGGAGCGGCGGACCAGGTGCTCACCCGCCTCAGCCGTCGGACTCCGGCGACGGGAGGTAGGCACCCGGCACGTCGTCCGGTGTGTAGACCTTGCGGTCACCGGGGTACGGCTTGGTCCAGTTGTGGGTCTGGTACCAGGTGTAGCGGTTCATCTGCTCGTTGTTGGCGTAGTCGGGCACGGCGTGCGGGCCGGTCAGCCGCTGGTGCGAGGCCCAGGTCTTCCACTGCACGGCGAGCTTCTGCTGGGCCTGCGGCACCGCCGCGGACGTCGGTGCGGCCGCCGCCTTGGTGTCCTGCGGCGCCGGGGTGTCCGAGCCGCAGGTGGGCTGGGGGCTCACGCCGAGGGTCAGGGAGGTCCGGTTGGGCACCGCGGTGAACGGTGTGGTGTTCGCCTTCGGGGTGAACGCCCCGTACATCGGGGTGGCAGCGCTGTCGAGCTGGTTCATCGGGTGGATCCCGAGGATCTGCTCGATGGTGCGGACCATCGTGATCTGTGAGTAGTAGTGGCTGTCGACGGTGTCGTGCTTGGCCCAGGGGCTGATGATCTGGACCGGGGCGCGGTGGCCGTCGACGTGGTCGAGGCCGTTCTGGGAGTCGTCCTCGACGACGAAGATCGCGGAGTCCTTCCAGTACTTGCTGTGGGAGATCTCGTCGACCGTCCGGCCGACCGCGAGGTCGTTGTCCGCGACCTCGGCCGCCGCGTTGGCCGGGCCGCCGGTGTGGTCGTTGGAGAACCAGAACATGTTCAGGTTCGCCGGGCCGTTCTTCTCGAAGTCCTGCTTCCAGATCTGTTCCTTGTAGATGTCCGGGACATCGAGGTCGAACATCGGGAAGCCCTGCACGGACACCTTGTTGAGCGAGGGGATCGCCGAGCCGGTCTGGATGGGGTACTGCGTCCGCGCCCCGGTGGCTTCCATGTTCTTGCTGTCGCAGTACAGGTTCTGCCAGGTCGCGCCGGCCGGCTTGGTCTCCAGCGACTGGAACTCACCGAAGTCCTTGACCGACCTGCCGGCCGCCTGCGCGCCGCTCCAGATGAAGCCGGTCTTCTGGTGGCCGAGGGCGTCGTTCTCGGTGTCGTAGCTGCGCTGGTACTCGCCGGCGGACGATTCGGTGTACTCCGGGTTGTCCGACTGCATCAGCCAGTTGTGGCCCTCGGCGGAGTTCGTGCCGACGTCGTAGAAGTTGTCGTAGAGCCCGAACTGCGTGGCCAGCGCATGCTGGTTCGGCGTCACGTTCTCGCCGAACGTCGTGAGCGAGGGGTTCCCGTCGCCCTGCGGCAGGTCGCCGTAGACCTGGTCGTAGGTCCGGTTCTCCTTGACGAGCAGGAAGACGTGCTTGATCGTCGAGGCGTCGCCGAGCCGCAGCGGGACCGGCAGCGCCCTCCCGGAGGTCTTGCCGCCGGACGTCAGGACCGAGCCGGGCGTCCAGCCGTTCTGCCGGAAGACCTTGGCCGTCTGGGACTTGACGGTCTTGTCGTCCGGCAGCGTGAACTGGGTCAGGCTCGACGTCGTGTCGTGCGTGCCGTGGCCGGAGGCGGCGGTGGGGCGGCGGGCGTCGATGCCGCGGGTGTTGGAGACGACGACGTTCTTGCCGACGGTGGCGATCCCCGAGGGGAAGTAGTCCGTCGGGAGCAGACCGACGTAACGGGCGGGCTCCTGCGGGGACTTGTACCGGTAGACGGCGACCGCGTTGGCGCGGCCGAGCGTCACCAGCAGGCGGCCGTCGTCGGCGAGCGTCACCGCGTTCGGCTCGTAGCCGACCTTCGCCTCCGGCCAGGGCTGGGTGGCGATGGTCTGTACGACCTTGTCCTTGGCCGTGCTGATGACCGAGACGCTGTTGTCGGCGGTGTTGGTGACGAACACCGCGCCCTTGTTCGCGTACACCGCGGTCGGGTGCAGGCCGACGTCGATGCTGCCGACCGCGGCAGACGGGTCCGCCGTGTCGATGACGCTGACGGTGCCGGTGGTGGTGGCGCCGGTGCCCGGGTCGGCCGGCACGTCGGTGCCGTAGGAGTTGATGGTGGTGTCGCCGGGCTTGGCCGGGCGCCCGCCCTCGTTGCTGACGTAGAGCTTGCCGCCGACCAGGGCCATGCCGCGGGGGGCGGTGCCGACAGTCCAGCTCTGCTTGACGGTTCCGGTCGCCGCGTCGATGGCGACCACCCGGTTCTGGCCGTTGACCGCGGAATACACGGTGGAGCCGTCGGCCGAGAACACGGCCGCGCCGACCAGCGCGTGCTTGGCGCCGTCGGCCGGGATCGAGACGGTCACCGGGTTGGAGAGAGTGCCGTCAGCGCCCACGGTGAACTTGGTGTAGCCGTCGGTCTGGCCCAGCCACAGCTGCGTGCCGTCGGGCGAGTACGTCGGGCCCTCCTGGCCGACGGAGCCGTTCTTGATGCGCAGATCGTCGGCCGCGTTGGTGCCGGCCTTCTGCTTCACTTGGCCGGTCGCGAGGTCCATGACGACCAGCGACGCGTCACCGTCGGCGACCGCGGCCGCGAGGTGCGTGCCGTCCGGGCTGACCGCCGACGACATGATCTTGCCGTCGTTGATGACGGTGCGGCTGCCGTACGGCTTGATGTACTGGTCGCTGGAGATGACCTGCCCGTTGGCGGTCCTCCGAGCGACCTGCTGGGTGCCGAACTGCCACGTCGAGGCGACCGCGGTGCCCGTGACGCCGAGCGCGACCGCGATGCCTGCCGTCACCAGCATGGTGCGACGGCCGACGCGTCTGCCGAGGAGGTTGATCTGGTCCTTCTGCTCAACCCGGCGCTGCCGTGTGACCTGCATGGACTATCCCTTCGAGGTGGTGTCAAGCAGGTCGACGCTG
Coding sequences:
- a CDS encoding SDR family oxidoreductase, with translation MVTGVGRTVGIGAGIARRLAASGWDVAFTYWAPYDERMTWGRESGATDAIADALKDNGAATTAVEADLADPDTPARVFDEVEGTLGSVSALVMCHCESVASGLLDTTVESFDRHFTVNARATWLLIREYGRRFAAAPGSGRIISLTSDHTVGNMPYGASKGALDRITLAAAHELAHLGITANVINPGPVDTGWMTDEGRSHVLRQTPLNRLGTPQDTAHLVDFLCSPEGQWINGQLLMSNGGFA
- a CDS encoding YihY/virulence factor BrkB family protein, with the protein product MSHIHRKARPDPPPDRADDRADRQADQEAGDRADQQAQPRADAREERFGPGPQVEQRAPDTLTDLPRRSWSAALKGSLREFKDDELTDRAAALTYYGVLSLFPALLVLVSLLGLSGTSATDKVLTNLRQLTPGSARDILTRAVEQLQGGGGLGSAMAVVGLVLAVWSASGYVAAFIRTSNAVYDMPEGRPVWKILPIRVGVTVVLMVLAVASALIVVFTGGLARQAGKALGIGDTALTVWSIAKWPVLVVLVTVMIAILYWASPNAKVRGFKWITPGSFLALLIWLIASAGFAFYVANFASYNKTYGTMAGVIVFLVWLWIGNLALLLGLEFDAETARQRAVAGGHPPEEEPYVTPRDTRTWDDEDRRRLGGS
- a CDS encoding phosphoesterase, with amino-acid sequence MQVTRQRRVEQKDQINLLGRRVGRRTMLVTAGIAVALGVTGTAVASTWQFGTQQVARRTANGQVISSDQYIKPYGSRTVINDGKIMSSAVSPDGTHLAAAVADGDASLVVMDLATGQVKQKAGTNAADDLRIKNGSVGQEGPTYSPDGTQLWLGQTDGYTKFTVGADGTLSNPVTVSIPADGAKHALVGAAVFSADGSTVYSAVNGQNRVVAIDAATGTVKQSWTVGTAPRGMALVGGKLYVSNEGGRPAKPGDTTINSYGTDVPADPGTGATTTGTVSVIDTADPSAAVGSIDVGLHPTAVYANKGAVFVTNTADNSVSVISTAKDKVVQTIATQPWPEAKVGYEPNAVTLADDGRLLVTLGRANAVAVYRYKSPQEPARYVGLLPTDYFPSGIATVGKNVVVSNTRGIDARRPTAASGHGTHDTTSSLTQFTLPDDKTVKSQTAKVFRQNGWTPGSVLTSGGKTSGRALPVPLRLGDASTIKHVFLLVKENRTYDQVYGDLPQGDGNPSLTTFGENVTPNQHALATQFGLYDNFYDVGTNSAEGHNWLMQSDNPEYTESSAGEYQRSYDTENDALGHQKTGFIWSGAQAAGRSVKDFGEFQSLETKPAGATWQNLYCDSKNMEATGARTQYPIQTGSAIPSLNKVSVQGFPMFDLDVPDIYKEQIWKQDFEKNGPANLNMFWFSNDHTGGPANAAAEVADNDLAVGRTVDEISHSKYWKDSAIFVVEDDSQNGLDHVDGHRAPVQIISPWAKHDTVDSHYYSQITMVRTIEQILGIHPMNQLDSAATPMYGAFTPKANTTPFTAVPNRTSLTLGVSPQPTCGSDTPAPQDTKAAAAPTSAAVPQAQQKLAVQWKTWASHQRLTGPHAVPDYANNEQMNRYTWYQTHNWTKPYPGDRKVYTPDDVPGAYLPSPESDG